A stretch of Pogoniulus pusillus isolate bPogPus1 chromosome 25, bPogPus1.pri, whole genome shotgun sequence DNA encodes these proteins:
- the BAG2 gene encoding BAG family molecular chaperone regulator 2, with translation MAQAKISAKASEGAAQQQQQSGGQLRGRFYRSTSMADRSSRLLENLDQLELRVEAFRDAASAMEQEKEILLEMIHNIQNSQDMRHISEGEREELNLTANRLMGRTLTVEVSVETIRNAQQQESLQHATKMIDEIVNKLLDDLEDAKIRLMSLYGACTSDVPAGPIDQKFQSVVIGCAIEDQKKIKRRLETLLRNLENSEKSITLLEHQKASVRQSCNSKQD, from the exons ATGGCCCAGGCCAAGATTAGCGCCAAGGCCAGCGAGGGGGCggcgcagcagcagcaacagtccGGCGGGCAGCTCCGAGGCCGCTTCTACCGCTCTACCTCCATGGCAGACCGCTCCAGCCGCCTGCTCGAGAACCTGGACCAGCTGGAGCTCAG GGTAGAGGCTTTCCGTGATGCAGCATCGGCTATGGAGCAAGAGAAAGAGATCCTGCTGGAAATGATCCACAACATACAGAACAGCCAGGATATGAGGCACATCAGTGAAG GTGAGAGAGAAGAGTTGAATCTGACTGCCAATCGTCTGATGGGCCGAACCCTGACTGTGGAGGTGTCTGTGGAGACCATCCGCAacgcccagcagcaggagtccTTGCAGCATGCCACCAAGATGATTGATGAGATCGTCAACAAGCTCCTGGACGATCTGGAAGATGCCAAAATCCGCCTCATGTCGCTGTACGGTGCCTGCACGTCCGACGTGCCGGCAGGACCCATCGATCAGAAGTTCCAGTCTGTGGTCATCGGGTGTGCCATCGAGGACCAGAAGAAGATCAAAAGGCGGCTAGAGACTCTGCTCAGGAACTTGGAGAATTCTGAGAAGTCCATCACGTTGCTGGAGCACCAGAAAGCATCCGTTCGACAGTCTTGCAACAGCAAGCAGGATTag